ATGCGGGATCTATTACTTTGAGGTGAAGATTGAGTCGAAGCCGAAGGAGGGGTACGTGAACAGATTACAGGTAGAGAGTAATGATCTTAATTGTCGAGGCTGACTTTTCCTGTCTAGCATGATTGGCATTGGATTTTCTAGCCTCAAGGCGTCCGTCGAGAGGCTTCCCGGTTGGGAGACGGAATCCTGGGCTTACCATGGCGATGATGGAAAGTCGTTCTTTGGTGAGAGTCCAGGACAAGGTCGAACATATGGACCAACTTTTGGTGCTGGTGATACAGTCGGATGTGGTGTGAATTTCTCCACGGGATCTGCGTTCTTCACTAAGAACGGGGTTTTCTTGGGTAGGTTCTGATATAGATTGTAATGAGGATAAATTAGGCTAATTTTGACAGGAATTGCGTTCAACGATCTGCGCAATACGAACATTTTCCCATCTGTCGGAATGAAAAAACTACCGCCAGTACATCTCAAAACGAACTTTGGACAGGAACCTTTCGTTTTTGATATCGACGGCATGATCAAGGTGCGTGCTGTCTACTTTGCATACCTAGAGATTGTCAAGCTAATTCCTACCAGAAAGAGAGATACAGCGTGCAATCAGAGATCAATAAAACATCCACGGCCGGTCTCCAACCACCGTTGGACGAGTCGACACTTCTGCAAGAATTAGTTGCGCAGTTCTTAGCCCATGACGGCTACGTGGACACAGCCCGTGCATTCGCACAAGAGGTAGCCACCGAAACTCTGGCTCTGCAGAACGGCCGCAACGAGCCATTGAAGAAATATGAGGTCGAGGAAGACTGCGAAGCCATCAACCGGAACAGTAAATCTACCCCTCTACATTCCTCCCCGCGCCAAGATCCCACTGACAGCCTATAGAAATCCGCTCCGCAATTCTGGACGGCGACATCGACAAGGCCCTCAAGCACACCAAAGCCTATTATCCTAACGTCCTGGAAAACCACCCGCAAATCCACTTCAAACTGCGCTGCCGTAAATTCCTTGAAATGATGCGGCGTTCCAACGAACTCTCCGCGGCAACCGCCGCGAAGCGCTGTCGTTCAACATCGTCCAATGAGCACGAGCACGCCGTCTTCGGCCAGGAGATGGAGCTTGATGACGGGGATGGTGACAGCTGGGTCGCAGACGGCATGGACACCGAAGAACCCGAGGTCGTCGTGCAGTTCAACCAGCTCCTGACGGAGGCAGTACAATACGGCCAACAACTCCGTACCGACTACCCCACCGACGAGAACGGCGGCGACAAGAAACTGCTGGATGATATCTTCTCGCTGGTGGCATACCCTGATCCGAAGAGGTCTGTGCATGGCCATTACCTCGATGCTGAGGGGCGGGTTGCTGTGGCCGAGGAGTTGAACTCGGCTATTCTTGGTATGTAGCTTGGTCTATTTATTTAGCTTCCTTGTTTCTATTTCTATTTGCAAGCAACAACGCTAACAGCACTGTGTAGTCTCACTGGGCAAATCATCTGCTGCGGCGCTGGAAAGGCTCTACCAGCAAACTGAAGTGCTGGTTAACGAAATCAGTGAAGACGGCGGCGCTGGGGCGTTCATTAATGTTCGGGATGATATTCTGCTTTGATTGGCGCTGGGTAAGGGTCTTGTCTATCCCTTTTTGTTTGGTTTTCTTCACTGATGTTCCTTTATTGTGGGTAAAACTACCCATCCCAGATGTTTCGTGTTGATCTACTTTTACTTCCATGAGTCTCCACTTCCTTTTGTCCAGATTTTCTTTTATGTCAAATCAACTTCTACGTATCTCTTAGCCAGAATGATGAGTCCCTTTAGGATTGCTTTTGTATGACTTGTTCCTAACTTTTGGCCTTTTATTTAAAAGAGGAGGTACATTCCCTCGAGCACATTATTTAGAATACCTTTTTTCAGCTTACCTAGGTCTAGTACGGAGCATGTACATAGCACATGCTTGTTGTTTGGTTCTTTGTGACGTCAACTCATTCCACACGTGCATAGGCGGTGAAACATGGCAATATAAAGCGGTAAGGCCTCGTGAACACCTGGAGGCTTATCTCATCACAGCTGGATTAGGAGATCTCTGCCTGTTAAAGTCAAATGGAGTCTGTGATAGTCTACGAAACCTCGAAGCTTCAAGGTTTTCTGATGATAAGGCCTCTCCACACACTCAGCTCCCCCTAGGGGCCACATTCTTAATGGATCCTCCACATAGCGCTGAGATCATCAGCATTCCTACCCATTCAAGCGCTTCCACCACCCTGCACTGCTGCTGTGGCCGCAAAGATTGTGCTTTACTCGAGCATAACAATATAGCTCTCGAGGGcttggagaaagatctgGAGACTGCTGCTAGACTAGGTCAGGTACGTGTTCTGTAGAGCTCCTCAAAAATGATGTGCCGTTGGTTGAGTATGACAAGACGCCAAGCTGTTACCAGGCTGAGCTATGCATTTTTATTGTTTGATACATCAAATTCCTCTCACAACGCTTTTCACCTTGTTGCTTGTTTTTTAACTTTTCCCCTTTCATTTATCTAATTCGGACTACACATTCTGCATACCTTGTGCAGACCCCACATCATTTAGAACCAGATGGCCTCTCTTGTATCACTATCTCCCGTTCTCTCGCACTATGTTGGCGTCTGTTGGCGTCTGTCATGGCTACATTTCATGACTATGCTGCTACGGTAGCTTGTTGTGAGGCATCGTCACTGACTTTTGCTCTACAGGCCTTGCTCCACCGCCATGAAAGCTACATGGCTGAAGCGGAAGAGGACCGCCATCGGTTGGTCGACAGCATTGACGATCTTGAGCGCGAAAAGCAACAAGTTCAAGCAGAAAATGCGCGTATCATTGAAGAGAATCGCAGTTTATTGGAGCAACTTGACAGTTTGAATCAAGCGGTCGCCGAGTCTGACAACCAAATTAAGTCCCTAACCATTGCGTTGGAGCAGACGGAGTCGGAGTTGCGACGATTGACGGTGGCTGCATCGCGTGCCGCAGAGCTTGAGGCGCAACTAGTTCTTATGGAGGCCGAGCAGTCTAAGCTCCAGGAGAGCCTTGCATCAGTTCGCGAAGACGAGAAATCGGCCGTTCAACGGTGGAGACAAGCAGAAATCACCTTGCGAGGCCTTCATGATCAAGTCGACCGCATTGAGAAAGAAGCACGCGAGGAGAGGGATCGACATACAGACCTCGTTCAACGCATGGAGCGCAAGAGAGCTGTGGAGCGCGAGCTGGACAATGCAGCAGGGCGTCTCAAGGGTGCCGCTGCCGCCTCTGAACTCAACCGCAACGCAGGTGGTACGAACGTGGTCTCTCGCTTCGTCAAGGACATATTGCAAGACAACGCCAATCTGCAAGTCGGGATCATGGAGCTACGCGACATGCTTCAGAGCTCGAATGAAGAAGTTCAAAATCTACGAGAACAGGTCATATCTCATCAGCCGCTCGCCGGCGTGGATAAGGAGGACAATGTACAGCCAAGATCTTCCGCCACGTTGAGTGAGGAGCTACGAGCGAAGGAAGAACAACGCGTGTCTCAGGAATTACACATCCATCATCATTTCCACACACCAAATCCAGCTCCAACtgcaaagaaagagaaaggcACGCTCAACCGTCGCATGAAAAAGCGCCGCCCTGCTTTGGGGAGCCCAGTAGCAATGTACTCTGTGATGCGGTCCCGGTCCCCCCGAAGAGCCCTTCATCGCTCCCAGTCATCTGGATCCTCGATGTCAACCATTATTTCGCAGCCCTCTGTATCCATCCCACCCCGTTCATCATCCCGCTGCTGGTCCTCACAGTCACATGCTCCGGACTCGGTAGCAAGCTCTCCTCAGTCCGCGTTCCGGACGTCATCGATTTTTGATCGTGTTGAACGTGGCACTGATTTCTCTCAGCCTACCAGCCCGGAAAGCACCGTCTTCTCTTCGCCTTGGATGCAGGCACGGAACCTGAAGGGTCTTGACACACCACACCGGTCAATGGGTGGATTTGAAACCCACAATCCACCTGACGACCTGTCCGCATTTGAGGATGGTTGCTACAGCCGCCAAAACTTCTCGAACCCGGGTGATAATGCCACCAGAGAACCAGATATTCCAGAGGAATCCGAACCATCTACATCGGCGGCATACTTCTCGCCTATGGGTGAGCCACTAACGCCCACCGACGACCTTTTTTCTACGCAAGTACAGCCTTCATCTTTAcgcagatcttcttctcatGATAGCTTGCTCTCTGTCTCCATTGCTGGAATGGACATCCATACACTTACCAGTCGCCACAAGCGAATGGGCGACTGGCATCCCGGCATGCGGATTCCTCGGCGCATCTTATCACCCAGTGTCAAACGACTATCAACACCTCCGGTAATCTCAGCCCCGGCTATCACAGCCCATCGTGCAAAGAGCTCAGAGTATACATCCCAGTCATTGCTTGCTTCCATGGCTGCAGGAAATCAAACCAAGTCCGACACGGTATCTATTCTATCTACAGACAGCTCCAGCATCGACTCAACCTCAACCTCAACCGTTGGGCCTCGCAGGGCTACTTCGTTGGGTCGCCGTATGGGAGGCTGGGTGCTAAGCCGCTGGCGCGAGGCCCCGATCCCATCCGACAATGACACTCAAGATCCGACGGACTCGGCAAAGATGTTTAAGGCATTGTCACCTTctccatctacatctacgCCCAAACCCGTTGACCTGCTAGCTCCCCGCTTCAGATACCCAGGTGTGAACCAGAAGGGTCCGATAATGGGCTTGCGGCCTCCGCCTCCTGCTCCGATCTCAATTCATGCCGAAAGCATAGACGAAGACTTGTTGCGAGAGAGTCTAGCTGATGATAATCGCTAAGTTCCTCGCAACGTAAATATCTACACACTCATTGTTCTTTTGCGCTTACATTCGTTTCAGTCTCGCGTTTAGAATTCCGTTTTTTTACTTTTGCCTCCTGCTCTCACCGTTTTGTTGCATTTCTTGGATTCCTTGTTTGGAATGGCGCGAGTTGCGATGATACCCATACTTTCACCCCTGGCTTTCAAACTTGTCTAGATGATACAATTTACATTCTTTAGTCCTTTCACAATTtacttttgtttttcacCGGAATCCTGGAGCTTGGACTTGAGTTCATCGAGTACCTCAATACCATTGAAGTTTTGCTCGTCAAAATGATCGAGTTGAACATTGTAGCCTACAGTTCCCTTAGAGCTGGAAATATACAGTAGGAACAAGGTTCTTGTAATCACTAACTTTTGCATCATTTGCATGATATCACACTCTCTACTCATACTCGTTACCTCGTGATGTAAACGCAGTTCAAGTGACTGCTTATTTCGTGCGTGAAATCCGATACGTCCGGATTGGGATGCTGGTGGAATGGAAGAAACCCGTCTGGTCTTCTGATGGTGTAGACTCGAACGAGAGGGTTTCAACATCGAATGAGTTGGTTTCTATGGATGTTTAGCGCTGTGTGGAATATATCATCAATGCTGTGGGTTGAATTCGAGACTCACCACAAGCATTCAAGAACGTGCGGAAAGTATCCTCATTGCGCAGAGTCGCAGCAATGATAAACTTTTCAATGTGGTAGTTCTCAAAAAGATCCCGCACAGTAGAAAGGAGTAAGGGAACAAGGTCGGTATCATAAATCTAGACATGTGAGCACGAAGACCAAACAAACAGTCCATAAGAACACCCACCAGATCAGCACCGAGGGCAACATCAAACCTCAGCCCAGTCCCCTCCTCGCCCTCATCAGAACCCAACTCAGCGAGATCCCCCTCCCTCACCAACGGAGTCCCCCACTCCCAAACGGCAGGATAAATAGGAATGGACTCGAGTCCCTGCAAATTCTGCCTGACACAATCACGGATGTTATCAATAAGGGCCGGCTCACGATCAGTAACAACAACAGAGCGCACACCAAGATGGCGAGCACAAACAAGCGACAGAAAGCCCGTGCCAGCACCCAACTCAATAACGCGCTTACCACGCACAAGAGCCTCGCCCGCTGCAGACGCCAGGAACGAACCGAGGTGCAGAGCAGCCTCCCATGTCCGATTTCCAGTAGTTCCAGCGGACAGAATCAGGCCGCGGGATTCAGAAGTGATGACAGTGCGCTGCGGGCAGGTTCCCGTACGGAAAGTTGGCGTTGTATACTTGACTAGCGACAGCTGCTGCGCTTGCTGCAGGGCTGATGGTCTTGGTTGTGAGACTAGTTGGCTCCAGCTTTCCATGAGATCATCGTTGATCTCCTGTGTTCATAGGACGGGGAAGAGGTTAGATAGGTGAAAAATCATGGAATATTAAAAGTGGGATTTGATTTTGCATTGGTGTGAGGTGGATGTACATGGGaatagaaaaggaaaagataGGGAAGTTTCAAGATGCAAAACGTAAAACAAAAGGATTCAGAACACGTGGGTAAGCATACATCCTCCTCCGGGTTTGTAATAGATTTTTCGATGCGAGAGAGAATCTGTTTCAGCACTCGGCTTCGGTAGCTGTCTGGTGGGATAGGGAAGACAGCTTTTTCGTTGAACATGCGCTCGTATAAGGCTGCTTGCACGGCTGGCTGGACCAGCACAGGGCCTGGTGGGAGAGCCAAGTGCTGAAGCTCGACCAGCTGGAAATATTGCGCCGCTAATTTATCAACAGAATCGGTCATGGTTGTTGAATGAAGATCGTAATGAAATTGATATCACAGGAAATCAATGCGGCAGATGTCATTGGAGCCCGGGCGAGGGCGGATGAGTCAGGAATGAGATAAGCAAGGGTTGATCGGGACCTTGTGCCTCAGGCACCACATTCATTAGTCATTCAGCCTGAGGCAGATAGCTCAAATAGGCTAGCGTCCACCCTAGCCGAGCCCACACCACACGAAAATTGAAAGTTCGACATCCTCAGAGACCCCGTCGACACTTCCTCCATCCAACGCACACACCAAAATGGCCGACTCTCCCGTCACTCTGCGGACTCGCAAGTTCATCCGCAACCCTCTGCTTGCCCGCAAGCAGATGGTCGTGTAAGAACCCCCTTGATTTTCCCCTTCGTTTTGGATCTGTGTGTGGGAAATGCATCGCAGGCGCGCCACATGGAAATTCGACAACCACCCAgcacaaaaagaaagagaaaaaggagtACAATCGGAACACGCAATTc
Above is a genomic segment from Penicillium digitatum chromosome 3, complete sequence containing:
- a CDS encoding Nup85 Nucleoporin family protein — protein: MDPPHSAEIISIPTHSSASTTLHCCCGRKDCALLEHNNIALEGLEKDLETAARLGQALLHRHESYMAEAEEDRHRLVDSIDDLEREKQQVQAENARIIEENRSLLEQLDSLNQAVAESDNQIKSLTIALEQTESELRRLTVAASRAAELEAQLVLMEAEQSKLQESLASVREDEKSAVQRWRQAEITLRGLHDQVDRIEKEAREERDRHTDLVQRMERKRAVERELDNAAGRLKGAAAASELNRNAGGTNVVSRFVKDILQDNANLQVGIMELRDMLQSSNEEVQNLREQVISHQPLAGVDKEDNVQPRSSATLSEELRAKEEQRVSQELHIHHHFHTPNPAPTAKKEKGTLNRRMKKRRPALGSPVAMYSVMRSRSPRRALHRSQSSGSSMSTIISQPSVSIPPRSSSRCWSSQSHAPDSVASSPQSAFRTSSIFDRVERGTDFSQPTSPESTVFSSPWMQARNLKGLDTPHRSMGGFETHNPPDDLSAFEDGCYSRQNFSNPGDNATREPDIPEESEPSTSAAYFSPMGEPLTPTDDLFSTQVQPSSLRRSSSHDSLLSVSIAGMDIHTLTSRHKRMGDWHPGMRIPRRILSPSVKRLSTPPVISAPAITAHRAKSSEYTSQSLLASMAAGNQTKSDTVSILSTDSSSIDSTSTSTVGPRRATSLGRRMGGWVLSRWREAPIPSDNDTQDPTDSAKMFKALSPSPSTSTPKPVDLLAPRFRYPGVNQKGPIMGLRPPPPAPISIHAESIDEDLLRESLADDNR
- a CDS encoding Ran-binding protein (RanBP10), putative, translated to MHQGDSSSDLTASHFSFGKIVAVSTGTTIVVGPYYHALLESLTLGAPVPKRNQNCGPPKPEANKQERRNGCLDFVASFGGRPANIMADAPFPPSGGAQAPTSYPSISSIPRRSSYASVVSGNAFSPLISSSFSHLLNNSHPIFYPPPDSRVHRAPFGVDAADMHMTSAWRNTGSTESLPPWSRKYAGFLRSAEFPHGLGLTDTPAFITPSYLRNSRYIARLETAHRAKIAAQQRDPSSATSNPPLSASSSNVQLPRIAPSHRGMTYEIIEREPSAPADRLMPLPSQWSSADKFSGLELSNENFDVRYTGPMHKHDHEAAALRADHPMPPQCGIYYFEVKIESKPKEGMIGIGFSSLKASVERLPGWETESWAYHGDDGKSFFGESPGQGRTYGPTFGAGDTVGCGVNFSTGSAFFTKNGVFLGIAFNDLRNTNIFPSVGMKKLPPVHLKTNFGQEPFVFDIDGMIKKERYSVQSEINKTSTAGLQPPLDESTLLQELVAQFLAHDGYVDTARAFAQEVATETLALQNGRNEPLKKYEVEEDCEAINRNKIRSAILDGDIDKALKHTKAYYPNVLENHPQIHFKLRCRKFLEMMRRSNELSAATAAKRCRSTSSNEHEHAVFGQEMELDDGDGDSWVADGMDTEEPEVVVQFNQLLTEAVQYGQQLRTDYPTDENGGDKKLLDDIFSLVAYPDPKRSVHGHYLDAEGRVAVAEELNSAILVSLGKSSAAALERLYQQTEVLVNEISEDGGAGAFINVRDDILL
- a CDS encoding Methyltransferase-16, putative, which encodes MTDSVDKLAAQYFQLVELQHLALPPGPVLVQPAVQAALYERMFNEKAVFPIPPDSYRSRVLKQILSRIEKSITNPEEDEINDDLMESWSQLVSQPRPSALQQAQQLSLVKYTTPTFRTGTCPQRTVITSESRGLILSAGTTGNRTWEAALHLGSFLASAAGEALVRGKRVIELGAGTGFLSLVCARHLGVRSVVVTDREPALIDNIRDCVRQNLQGLESIPIYPAVWEWGTPLVREGDLAELGSDEGEEGTGLRFDVALGADLIYDTDLVPLLLSTVRDLFENYHIEKFIIAATLRNEDTFRTFLNACETNSFDVETLSFESTPSEDQTGFFHSTSIPIRTYRISRTK